Proteins co-encoded in one Rudaeicoccus suwonensis genomic window:
- the argB gene encoding acetylglutamate kinase produces MSTRTHSDLATAAGKAATLVEALPWLQRFKDALVVVKYGGNAMTDDRLKAAFAEDVAFLRYAGLRPVVVHGGGPQIQAMLDRLGIASTFKGGLRVTTPEAMDVVRMVLTGQVSRELVGLINQHGALAVGLSGEDAALFGARRRGAVVDGEPVDIGLVGDVVAVNPAAVEDLLAAGRIPVVSSIAPDLDIDGQVLNVNADTAAAALAQALGASKLVVLTDVEGIYANWPDRDSLLSSLPVSDAEDLLTRVDSGMVPKLEACIRAIRGGVLQAHVIDGRAPHSLLLEIFTDEGIGTMVLPDPQEDRQ; encoded by the coding sequence ATGAGCACACGCACCCACTCCGACCTGGCGACGGCCGCGGGCAAAGCCGCAACCCTTGTCGAGGCGTTGCCGTGGCTGCAGCGTTTCAAGGACGCCCTCGTCGTGGTGAAGTACGGCGGCAATGCGATGACCGACGACCGCCTGAAAGCAGCGTTTGCCGAGGATGTCGCCTTCCTGCGGTATGCCGGTCTGCGACCGGTGGTCGTGCACGGTGGCGGACCGCAGATCCAGGCGATGCTCGACCGGCTCGGCATCGCCTCGACGTTCAAAGGCGGCCTGCGGGTCACCACTCCGGAGGCGATGGACGTCGTGCGCATGGTGCTCACCGGACAGGTGTCCCGCGAGCTCGTCGGACTGATCAACCAGCACGGAGCGCTCGCGGTCGGTCTCTCCGGCGAGGATGCCGCCTTGTTCGGCGCACGCCGCCGCGGCGCTGTCGTCGACGGTGAGCCGGTCGACATCGGTCTCGTCGGCGACGTCGTGGCGGTGAACCCGGCCGCGGTGGAGGACCTGCTGGCGGCCGGCCGCATCCCGGTCGTGTCGTCGATCGCGCCCGATCTCGACATCGACGGACAGGTGCTCAACGTCAACGCCGACACCGCCGCAGCCGCCCTGGCCCAGGCGCTCGGTGCCTCCAAACTCGTCGTCCTGACCGACGTCGAGGGCATCTACGCCAACTGGCCGGATCGCGACAGCTTGCTCAGCTCGCTGCCCGTCAGCGACGCCGAGGATCTGCTCACTCGCGTCGACTCGGGCATGGTGCCCAAGCTGGAGGCATGCATCCGTGCGATCAGGGGCGGGGTGCTGCAGGCGCACGTGATCGACGGTCGCGCCCCGCACTCGCTGCTGCTGGAGATCTTCACCGACGAGGGCATCGGCACGATGGTGCTTCCGGACCCACAGGAGGATCGGCAATGA
- the argH gene encoding argininosuccinate lyase yields the protein MGSGEQRISLWGGRFADGPADALAALSKSTHFDWRLAPYDIAGSKAHARVLHRAGLLSDDALATMTSALDTLAADVVAGRFVAADDDEDVHTALERGLIERAGADVGGRLRAGRSRNDQVATLFRMYLRDHARVVAGLVLDVVDALVAQADTHIDVAMPGRTHLQHAQPVLLSHHLLAHVWALLRDVQRLQDWDLRADESPYGSGALAGSSLGLDPQAVAEDLGFTRSVRNSIDGTAGRDFVAEFAFVCAMTAVDISRIAEEVVLWATKEFSFVTLDDAFSTGSSIMPQKKNPDVAELARGKAGRLVGDLAGLLTTLKALPLAYNRDLQEDKEPVFDAVDTLVLLLPAFAGMVATLTFNQERLNSLAPQGFALATDVAEWLVREGVPFRIAHEVAGECVRVCESRGIELWDLSDADLAAINPSLTPGVRSVLTVEGSMGSRDAVGGTAPVRVREQLAQASEASAAGRSWATDQVDIPQRVR from the coding sequence ATGGGTTCGGGTGAGCAGCGGATCAGCCTGTGGGGCGGGCGATTTGCCGACGGCCCGGCAGATGCATTGGCCGCGCTGTCCAAGTCGACTCACTTCGACTGGCGACTGGCTCCCTACGACATTGCCGGTTCGAAGGCGCACGCGCGTGTGCTGCATCGCGCGGGGCTGCTGTCGGACGACGCGTTGGCCACCATGACCTCCGCGCTGGACACACTGGCGGCCGACGTGGTCGCCGGGCGATTCGTCGCCGCTGACGACGACGAGGACGTCCACACCGCACTGGAGCGCGGGCTGATCGAGCGCGCCGGTGCCGACGTCGGCGGCCGGCTGCGCGCCGGACGTTCGCGCAACGATCAGGTCGCGACGCTGTTCCGGATGTACCTGCGTGATCACGCACGTGTCGTGGCGGGCTTGGTGCTCGATGTGGTCGACGCACTGGTGGCGCAGGCGGATACGCATATCGATGTCGCCATGCCGGGCCGCACCCATCTGCAGCACGCGCAGCCTGTTCTGTTGTCGCACCACCTCCTGGCGCACGTGTGGGCGTTGCTGCGGGATGTGCAGCGCCTTCAGGACTGGGATCTGCGTGCCGACGAATCGCCATACGGCTCAGGAGCTTTGGCTGGTTCTTCGCTCGGGCTCGACCCGCAGGCTGTCGCCGAGGACTTGGGGTTCACCCGATCGGTGCGCAACTCCATCGACGGCACCGCCGGTCGTGACTTCGTCGCCGAGTTCGCATTCGTCTGCGCGATGACCGCGGTCGACATCTCGCGGATCGCGGAGGAGGTTGTGCTGTGGGCAACCAAGGAGTTCTCCTTCGTGACCCTCGACGATGCGTTCTCGACCGGGTCGAGCATCATGCCGCAGAAGAAGAATCCGGACGTCGCCGAACTCGCCCGCGGCAAGGCCGGCCGTCTCGTCGGTGATCTCGCCGGTCTGCTCACGACGCTGAAGGCGCTGCCGTTGGCCTACAACCGCGACCTGCAGGAGGACAAGGAGCCCGTGTTCGACGCCGTCGACACACTCGTCCTGTTGTTGCCTGCCTTTGCCGGCATGGTGGCCACCCTGACGTTCAACCAGGAGCGACTCAACTCGCTCGCGCCGCAGGGCTTCGCGTTGGCGACCGATGTCGCTGAGTGGCTCGTCCGCGAAGGAGTGCCGTTCCGGATCGCCCACGAGGTTGCCGGCGAGTGCGTGCGCGTCTGCGAGTCTCGTGGCATCGAGTTGTGGGATCTGTCGGACGCCGACCTTGCCGCGATCAACCCGTCTCTCACACCTGGTGTTCGCAGCGTCCTGACCGTGGAGGGGTCGATGGGCTCGCGTGACGCCGTCGGCGGCACCGCGCCGGTGCGGGTCCGCGAGCAGCTGGCCCAGGCGAGCGAGGCGTCTGCGGCTGGGCGTTCGTGGGCAACCGACCAGGTCGACATTCCGCAGCGCGTGAGGTGA
- a CDS encoding HAD-IIA family hydrolase, translating into MSIPLMRSYPAMVFDLDGVVYRGPDPVPHAVDTLSSLRDAGTGIVFATNNASRTPTDVARQLQSLGVAAEPAEVLTSALAGATVLRNALAPGAQVLAIGGDGVARALESVGLTPKIPVQHSADDGPTGAVAAVLQGYGASVSASDLAEAAYAIQSGARWIATNDDLTLPTNRGVAPGNGSLVAAVRIAVDSDPEVVGKPGPLMYELAARQLGQDAAHTLGVGDRLDTDIAGAHAAGMDSLLVLTGVHGPQDLVRAPKSHRPRYIGTDLRTLSAPYDEPIHDADDRWSASGLVASLKGSADKPRVAFEGDASVAPEQADVIRLRLALRVLWSALDRGKVSVASAVSAVTAAQ; encoded by the coding sequence GTGAGCATCCCCCTGATGAGGTCCTACCCGGCGATGGTTTTCGATCTGGATGGCGTCGTCTACCGCGGCCCGGACCCGGTGCCGCATGCTGTCGACACGCTCTCGTCGCTGCGTGATGCTGGGACCGGCATCGTCTTCGCCACCAACAACGCGTCGCGCACGCCAACGGACGTCGCGCGACAACTGCAGTCCCTTGGTGTGGCGGCCGAACCCGCTGAGGTGCTCACAAGTGCGCTGGCCGGTGCGACCGTTCTGCGCAACGCGCTCGCGCCGGGTGCCCAGGTTTTGGCCATCGGCGGTGATGGGGTCGCCCGTGCCCTGGAATCGGTCGGACTCACGCCAAAGATTCCGGTGCAGCACAGCGCCGATGATGGCCCCACCGGAGCTGTTGCTGCAGTCTTGCAGGGTTATGGCGCTTCGGTCTCAGCCAGCGACCTGGCGGAGGCGGCCTACGCCATACAGAGCGGAGCGAGGTGGATTGCCACCAATGATGATCTGACCCTGCCGACGAATCGGGGGGTCGCGCCCGGCAACGGGTCCCTTGTGGCCGCCGTGCGCATCGCCGTGGACTCCGATCCGGAGGTCGTCGGCAAGCCTGGGCCGCTGATGTATGAGCTTGCTGCACGCCAGTTGGGTCAGGACGCTGCTCACACCCTCGGAGTGGGTGATCGGTTGGACACCGACATCGCGGGAGCGCATGCCGCAGGGATGGATTCACTGCTCGTGTTGACGGGAGTGCACGGGCCGCAGGACCTGGTCCGGGCGCCGAAGAGTCACCGGCCCCGGTACATCGGGACCGATCTGAGAACCTTGTCGGCACCGTATGACGAGCCTATTCACGACGCGGACGACCGGTGGTCGGCCAGTGGATTGGTGGCATCGCTGAAGGGTTCCGCCGACAAGCCTCGGGTGGCCTTCGAAGGAGACGCGAGCGTCGCACCGGAGCAAGCCGACGTCATTCGGCTCCGGCTGGCGTTGCGTGTGCTGTGGTCCGCACTCGATCGGGGGAAGGTCTCGGTCGCGTCGGCGGTGTCGGCGGTGACGGCGGCGCAGTAA
- a CDS encoding single-stranded DNA-binding protein: MATKKSFVDGTATPGGAAGSMVADVEGVNDVRLIGRLSAPPQARVLPSGDEVVQLRLVVPRSQKSASRTPRTPSVDTIDVACWSASSRRAAKRLLGTEAIEVEGALRRRFWRAGTAVASRYEVEASSVRLRRPSF; this comes from the coding sequence ATGGCAACCAAGAAGAGTTTCGTGGACGGTACGGCAACCCCGGGAGGTGCAGCAGGGTCCATGGTCGCCGACGTCGAGGGCGTCAACGATGTCCGGCTGATCGGCCGGCTCAGCGCGCCACCGCAGGCGCGGGTGCTGCCCAGCGGTGACGAGGTGGTCCAACTGCGGCTGGTGGTGCCTCGATCGCAGAAGTCCGCATCGCGGACTCCGCGCACACCCTCTGTGGACACGATCGACGTCGCATGCTGGTCCGCCTCGAGCCGACGGGCAGCCAAGCGACTGCTCGGCACCGAAGCGATCGAGGTGGAAGGTGCCTTGCGGCGTCGCTTCTGGCGTGCGGGGACGGCCGTCGCCAGTCGTTATGAAGTGGAGGCGTCATCGGTCCGACTTCGCCGGCCATCGTTTTGA
- the argF gene encoding ornithine carbamoyltransferase has protein sequence MTRHFLRDDDLSPSEQAHVLRTAAQMKADRLGHRPLAGPRVVALIFDKPTLRTQLSFTVGVAELGGHPMVVDGNLAQIGSRESIADVTRVVERQVAAIVWRTYEQTRIEEMAAHSRVPVVNALTDEFHPCQILADLLTITERKGSLAGLTMAYVGDGANNMAQSYLLGGATAGLHVRIGTPQTHQPDPQVVARAAEIAAGTGGSVLVTADPVAAVADADVVITDTWVSMGQEAESDTRKGGASPFASYALDAELLARAADDAIALHCLPAYRGYEISEDVIDGPQSVVWDEAENRLHAQKALLEFLVESV, from the coding sequence ATGACCCGGCACTTTCTGCGCGACGACGATCTCTCGCCGTCCGAACAGGCGCACGTCTTGCGCACGGCCGCGCAGATGAAGGCCGACCGACTCGGGCACCGGCCGCTGGCGGGTCCGCGTGTCGTCGCGCTCATCTTCGACAAGCCCACGCTGCGCACACAGCTGTCGTTCACCGTGGGTGTCGCCGAACTCGGCGGCCATCCGATGGTGGTCGACGGCAACCTGGCGCAGATCGGGTCGCGGGAATCCATCGCCGATGTGACGCGGGTCGTCGAGCGGCAGGTCGCCGCCATCGTCTGGCGCACCTACGAGCAGACGCGCATCGAGGAGATGGCCGCGCACTCACGCGTGCCGGTGGTCAACGCCCTCACCGACGAGTTCCACCCGTGCCAGATCCTGGCCGACCTGCTGACGATCACCGAGCGCAAGGGTTCGCTCGCGGGCCTCACGATGGCGTATGTCGGCGACGGAGCCAACAACATGGCCCAGTCCTATCTGCTCGGTGGGGCCACGGCCGGACTGCATGTGCGCATCGGCACCCCGCAGACGCATCAGCCCGATCCGCAGGTGGTTGCGAGAGCTGCCGAGATCGCCGCCGGCACCGGCGGATCCGTGCTGGTGACCGCCGACCCGGTGGCCGCGGTCGCTGACGCGGACGTGGTGATCACCGACACCTGGGTGTCCATGGGTCAGGAGGCCGAGAGCGACACGCGCAAGGGTGGTGCATCGCCTTTCGCGTCATACGCTCTCGATGCCGAGCTGCTGGCCCGCGCCGCGGACGATGCCATCGCACTGCACTGCCTGCCCGCCTACCGTGGTTACGAGATCAGCGAGGACGTCATCGACGGACCGCAATCGGTCGTCTGGGACGAAGCCGAGAACCGCCTGCACGCACAGAAGGCGTTGCTGGAATTTCTGGTCGAATCCGTATGA
- a CDS encoding DNA-3-methyladenine glycosylase, with the protein MNVPAGVAASGAELHEVAQRLLGSVVSASGVSVRLTEVEAYAGADDPGSHAFRGRTDRNAVMFGPPGLLYVYFTYGMHHCANYVCGATGTAAAVLLRAGDVVDGRDIARSRRGNSAERDLARGPARLCQALDITLADNGLRLADDTSSVSIEWRTSPTPGDVRTGPRVGVSGAGGDGAAYPWRYWIDGDPTVSAYRPAKPRGPR; encoded by the coding sequence GTGAACGTCCCGGCCGGTGTGGCCGCGTCCGGCGCTGAGCTGCACGAGGTCGCGCAGCGTCTGCTCGGCAGCGTCGTCAGCGCCAGCGGCGTCAGTGTGCGTCTCACCGAGGTCGAGGCGTATGCCGGTGCCGACGACCCGGGTTCGCACGCCTTCCGCGGCCGCACCGATCGCAATGCCGTGATGTTCGGGCCGCCGGGCCTTCTCTACGTCTACTTCACCTATGGGATGCATCACTGCGCCAACTACGTGTGCGGTGCGACCGGTACGGCAGCCGCGGTGCTGTTGCGTGCCGGCGACGTGGTCGACGGTCGTGACATCGCTCGCTCGCGCCGCGGCAATTCCGCCGAACGCGATCTCGCACGGGGCCCGGCACGCCTGTGCCAGGCACTCGACATCACGCTGGCGGACAACGGGCTGCGACTGGCTGATGACACGTCTTCCGTCAGCATCGAGTGGCGGACTTCTCCCACACCAGGTGATGTGCGAACCGGCCCACGTGTCGGGGTCAGCGGTGCCGGCGGAGACGGCGCGGCATACCCGTGGCGTTACTGGATCGACGGCGACCCGACGGTATCGGCGTACCGCCCCGCGAAACCGCGTGGCCCACGTTGA
- the argJ gene encoding bifunctional glutamate N-acetyltransferase/amino-acid acetyltransferase ArgJ encodes MSVTAAKGFRAAGVTAGLKPSGSPDVALVVNDGPTYDAAAVFTSNRVEAAPVTWSRQVLTDGRVDAVVLNSGGANAITGAQGFADTHATAERVAQVLGVSAGDVAVCSTGLIGELLPMPTLLAGVDEAATTLSPQGGSVAATAIMTTDTRSKQAVASGDGWTVGGMAKGAGMLAPALATMLVVITTDAQVPSQQLATALRAATALTFDRVDSDGCQSTNDTVLLMASGASGVAPDPQQFQDAVTEVCADLARQLIGDAEGAHHDIAIEVRSAATESDALEVGRAIARNNLFKCAIFGKDPNWGRVLAAVGTTSAAFDPHQLGVSINGVQVCRDGGVGDDRNLVDLEPRDVHLVVDLSAGEHTATIWTNDLTHDYVHENSAYST; translated from the coding sequence GTGAGCGTGACTGCGGCCAAAGGATTTCGCGCAGCAGGTGTGACGGCCGGTCTGAAGCCCAGCGGCAGTCCGGACGTGGCTCTCGTGGTCAACGACGGCCCGACGTATGACGCAGCCGCGGTCTTCACGAGCAACCGGGTCGAGGCCGCACCGGTGACCTGGTCGCGACAGGTGCTGACCGACGGTCGCGTCGACGCGGTCGTGCTGAATTCAGGTGGCGCCAATGCGATCACCGGCGCACAGGGATTCGCCGACACGCACGCGACTGCCGAGCGCGTCGCGCAGGTGCTGGGTGTGTCGGCAGGCGACGTGGCGGTGTGCTCGACCGGGCTCATCGGTGAACTGCTGCCGATGCCCACGCTGCTGGCCGGAGTCGACGAAGCCGCGACAACTCTTTCCCCCCAAGGCGGTTCGGTTGCGGCAACGGCGATCATGACGACCGACACGCGTTCCAAGCAGGCTGTCGCAAGCGGTGACGGCTGGACTGTCGGTGGAATGGCCAAAGGTGCCGGCATGCTCGCACCGGCGCTGGCCACGATGCTGGTCGTCATCACCACGGATGCGCAGGTGCCCTCGCAGCAGCTCGCCACGGCCTTGCGTGCGGCGACCGCGCTCACCTTCGACCGGGTCGACTCGGACGGTTGCCAGTCGACCAACGACACCGTTTTGTTGATGGCGTCGGGAGCATCAGGCGTCGCCCCCGATCCACAGCAGTTTCAGGACGCCGTGACCGAGGTGTGCGCCGATCTGGCGCGTCAGCTCATCGGAGATGCCGAAGGCGCGCATCACGACATCGCCATCGAAGTGCGTTCTGCCGCAACAGAATCAGACGCTCTCGAGGTCGGTCGAGCGATCGCCCGCAACAATCTGTTCAAGTGCGCCATCTTCGGCAAGGACCCGAACTGGGGTCGCGTTCTGGCAGCCGTCGGCACCACGTCTGCGGCGTTCGATCCGCATCAGCTCGGGGTGAGCATCAACGGAGTTCAGGTGTGCCGCGACGGCGGCGTCGGCGACGATCGCAATCTCGTCGACCTCGAGCCTCGTGACGTGCACCTCGTGGTCGACCTCTCCGCGGGGGAGCACACTGCGACCATCTGGACCAACGATCTGACCCACGACTACGTCCACGAGAATTCGGCATACTCGACATGA
- a CDS encoding tetratricopeptide repeat protein yields MAHAEHAARRAGRVPAVREALGLVRYRRGEFSDAIREFRTAKRLSGSNHLLPYLVDCERGLKRYDRALDLAASPEAKGLAEADNIELAIVVSGVRRDLGQPEAAVMVLRIPALDHARSQPWAARLFYAYAEAVLATGDPSTAREWFSKALDADKAEETDAGERIDELDGIVMTDLLADDELPDDEVPNALPDEASVVHAVTDVGQAAVWTPFAGSGEGPDAPSPSDAGSGSTTSGPNSSGPASMPTFDEGNGSN; encoded by the coding sequence TTGGCACACGCTGAACATGCGGCGCGTCGGGCCGGCCGCGTTCCGGCGGTCCGAGAGGCGCTTGGCCTCGTGCGCTACCGCCGTGGGGAGTTCTCTGACGCCATACGTGAGTTCCGCACCGCGAAGCGGTTGTCCGGGTCCAACCACCTGCTGCCGTATCTCGTCGATTGCGAGCGTGGCTTGAAGCGGTACGACCGAGCCCTCGACCTGGCTGCGTCGCCTGAGGCAAAGGGACTCGCTGAGGCCGACAACATCGAGCTCGCGATCGTCGTCTCCGGCGTCCGTCGTGATCTCGGCCAGCCGGAAGCGGCGGTCATGGTGCTGCGCATCCCGGCGCTGGATCACGCGAGATCCCAACCGTGGGCGGCGCGACTGTTCTACGCCTATGCGGAAGCGGTGCTGGCGACAGGTGACCCTTCCACGGCTCGTGAGTGGTTCAGCAAGGCGCTTGATGCCGACAAAGCCGAGGAGACCGACGCGGGCGAACGCATTGATGAGCTCGACGGAATCGTCATGACAGACCTGCTGGCTGACGATGAGTTGCCCGACGATGAGGTGCCGAACGCACTCCCGGATGAAGCCTCTGTTGTGCATGCGGTGACGGACGTCGGGCAGGCTGCTGTCTGGACGCCCTTTGCCGGATCCGGCGAAGGTCCCGATGCGCCGTCACCCTCGGATGCGGGTTCAGGCAGCACGACAAGCGGGCCGAACTCGAGCGGTCCGGCATCGATGCCCACGTTTGACGAGGGCAACGGGAGCAACTGA
- a CDS encoding arginine repressor (regulates arginine biosynthesis when complexed with arginine by binding at site that overlap the promotors of the arginine biosynthesis genes) — MSDKPFATTRGARQQRITELIARESVHSQAELAERLDHDGFTVTQATLSRDLVEIGAVKVRQGRQLVYAVPGAGGDRTPVAGSGGMVSDARLRRVCGELLVTAVVSGDFTVLRTPPGAASFLASAIDNAALGNVLGTIAGDDTILVICAEGTAQTVSDGLMELAARD, encoded by the coding sequence ATGAGTGACAAGCCATTCGCGACGACCCGCGGGGCACGCCAGCAACGCATCACCGAACTCATCGCCCGGGAGTCGGTGCATTCGCAGGCGGAACTCGCCGAGCGCCTCGATCATGACGGGTTCACCGTCACCCAGGCGACGCTCTCACGCGATCTCGTCGAGATCGGCGCCGTCAAGGTCCGGCAAGGGCGCCAACTGGTGTATGCCGTTCCCGGCGCCGGTGGTGACCGGACACCAGTGGCCGGGTCCGGTGGCATGGTGTCCGATGCGCGGTTGCGCCGGGTGTGCGGTGAACTCCTTGTGACTGCAGTGGTTTCCGGAGATTTCACCGTCCTGCGAACTCCACCGGGCGCAGCCAGCTTCCTGGCGTCGGCGATCGACAATGCGGCGCTGGGCAACGTTCTGGGCACGATTGCCGGTGACGACACGATCCTGGTCATCTGTGCCGAAGGAACGGCGCAGACGGTGTCCGACGGGCTGATGGAGTTGGCGGCACGTGACTGA
- the tyrS gene encoding tyrosine--tRNA ligase encodes MSGIFDELMWRGLVAQSTDETALRAALDEGPITMYVGFDPSADSLHIGNLVQLIVARKMQRAGHRVLCLVGGSTGLIGDPKPDSERVLRDKEQVAGAVEAIRREAASLLDFTGDNPAMMVNNLDWTEPISALDFLRDYGKHFRVNAMIKKDAVSRRLNSEQGISYTEFSYQILQALDFLHLHRAEKCTLQLGGSDQWGNLLAGVDLIRSAEGVSVHAMTTPLVTDASGRKYGKSEGNALWLSPELMSPYAFYQFWINMDDADVVEKLRIFTDFTREEMDEFERQVADEPFRRTAQKALAESVTTLVHGGEATAAAQAASEALFGKGDVTALDPRTLADATAELPGGEVRVGDTIIDVLIALDIADSRNSARRLIGDGGVSVNNVKVSDVDAVITADDFLHGSVAIVKRGRKHLCAARLTQD; translated from the coding sequence GTGAGTGGCATCTTCGATGAGTTGATGTGGCGAGGTCTGGTGGCTCAGTCCACCGACGAGACCGCGTTGCGCGCAGCACTCGATGAAGGCCCGATCACGATGTATGTCGGATTCGACCCCTCTGCCGACTCGCTGCACATCGGCAACCTGGTGCAACTGATCGTGGCCCGCAAGATGCAGCGCGCCGGCCACCGGGTGCTGTGCCTGGTGGGAGGTTCGACCGGTCTGATCGGCGATCCGAAGCCGGATTCCGAGCGTGTGCTGCGCGACAAGGAGCAGGTCGCGGGTGCCGTCGAGGCCATCCGCCGTGAGGCTGCCTCACTGCTGGACTTCACCGGTGACAACCCGGCGATGATGGTCAACAACCTGGACTGGACAGAGCCGATCTCGGCGCTGGACTTCCTGCGCGACTACGGCAAACACTTCCGGGTCAACGCCATGATCAAGAAGGACGCGGTGTCCCGCCGGCTCAACTCCGAGCAGGGGATCAGCTACACCGAGTTCAGCTACCAGATCCTGCAGGCGCTGGACTTCCTGCACCTGCATCGCGCGGAGAAGTGCACATTGCAGTTGGGCGGCAGCGACCAGTGGGGCAACCTGCTCGCCGGCGTCGACCTGATCCGGTCCGCCGAGGGAGTCTCGGTGCACGCGATGACCACGCCGCTGGTGACCGACGCGTCCGGCCGCAAATACGGCAAGTCCGAGGGCAACGCGCTCTGGCTCAGCCCGGAGCTGATGTCGCCGTACGCGTTCTACCAGTTCTGGATCAACATGGATGACGCAGACGTGGTCGAGAAGTTGCGGATCTTCACCGACTTCACGCGTGAAGAGATGGATGAGTTCGAGCGACAGGTGGCAGACGAGCCTTTCCGGCGGACGGCCCAGAAGGCGCTCGCGGAGTCGGTGACAACGCTGGTGCACGGCGGCGAGGCAACCGCTGCCGCACAGGCGGCGTCCGAGGCGCTGTTCGGCAAGGGTGACGTGACCGCACTGGATCCCCGCACTCTCGCTGACGCCACAGCGGAACTTCCCGGGGGAGAAGTGCGGGTCGGCGACACGATCATCGACGTGCTCATCGCGCTCGACATTGCCGACTCTCGTAACAGCGCGCGGCGTCTCATCGGTGACGGGGGAGTGTCGGTCAACAACGTCAAGGTGAGTGACGTCGATGCGGTGATCACCGCTGACGACTTTCTGCACGGCAGCGTGGCCATCGTCAAACGTGGCCGCAAGCACTTGTGCGCGGCTCGACTGACGCAGGACTGA
- a CDS encoding acetylornithine transaminase — translation MSTNDALLQRYSDSVLGVFGVPPLVLERGEGCYVWDVDGRRYLDLLGGIAVNALGHGHPALVAAVSRQVATALHVSNLFTSPGQIALAEKLLQISGAPAGSRVFFGNSGAEAIEAAIKLARRTGRPGIVAAQGAFHGRTTGALALTAKAAYREPFEPLIPGVSHVPYGDADALRAAVDATTAAIVLEPLQGEAGVVEPPDGYLRQAREIASDAGALLIVDEIQTGVGRTGAWFGFQHAGIIPDAITVAKGLGGGVPIGALVTFGDEVSGLLRAGQHGSTFGGNPLAAAAGLAVLETIESEGLLAHSTAMGEHLARSVRASDIDGLTGVRGQGLLRAITLREPISAAVAAAGRAAGFIVNPVAPHAIRLAPPLIVSEQQVTSFVNVLPELLQEATR, via the coding sequence ATGAGCACGAACGACGCTTTGCTGCAACGGTATTCGGACAGTGTGCTCGGCGTGTTCGGCGTGCCACCGTTGGTGCTCGAACGCGGCGAGGGTTGTTACGTCTGGGATGTCGACGGCCGTCGTTACCTCGACCTTCTCGGCGGCATCGCGGTCAATGCGCTCGGTCACGGGCACCCGGCTTTGGTTGCCGCGGTCTCCCGGCAGGTTGCCACCGCACTCCACGTGTCGAATCTGTTCACCTCGCCCGGTCAGATCGCCCTCGCCGAGAAGCTCCTGCAGATTTCCGGCGCCCCCGCAGGGTCGAGGGTGTTCTTCGGCAACTCCGGCGCCGAGGCGATCGAGGCGGCGATCAAACTCGCCCGTCGCACCGGCCGGCCAGGCATCGTGGCGGCGCAGGGAGCGTTTCACGGTCGCACGACCGGCGCGCTCGCCCTCACCGCCAAGGCCGCATACCGTGAGCCCTTCGAGCCGCTCATCCCCGGTGTCTCCCACGTCCCGTATGGCGATGCCGACGCCCTGCGAGCTGCCGTCGATGCGACGACGGCCGCGATCGTGCTCGAGCCACTGCAGGGTGAGGCGGGGGTCGTCGAGCCGCCAGATGGCTACCTTCGCCAGGCACGCGAGATCGCCTCTGACGCAGGCGCATTGCTCATCGTCGACGAGATCCAGACCGGAGTCGGCCGAACCGGTGCCTGGTTCGGATTCCAGCACGCTGGGATCATTCCGGACGCCATCACCGTCGCCAAGGGACTCGGCGGGGGAGTGCCGATCGGAGCGCTGGTGACCTTCGGTGACGAGGTGTCCGGTCTGCTCAGGGCGGGACAGCACGGTTCGACCTTCGGCGGCAACCCGTTGGCCGCCGCCGCCGGTCTGGCAGTCCTTGAGACCATCGAGAGCGAGGGTCTCCTGGCCCACTCCACCGCGATGGGAGAGCACCTCGCGCGCAGCGTCCGAGCGTCCGACATCGACGGACTCACCGGAGTTCGCGGTCAGGGGCTGCTACGCGCCATCACTCTGCGCGAGCCGATCAGCGCCGCCGTCGCAGCCGCGGGACGCGCCGCCGGATTCATCGTGAATCCCGTGGCGCCACATGCGATCCGCCTGGCGCCGCCGCTGATCGTCAGTGAGCAACAGGTGACATCCTTCGTGAACGTACTTCCCGAACTCCTCCAGGAGGCGACCAGATGA